Proteins co-encoded in one Marmota flaviventris isolate mMarFla1 chromosome 9, mMarFla1.hap1, whole genome shotgun sequence genomic window:
- the Gpr83 gene encoding G-protein coupled receptor 83 isoform X2, with protein MVHHFLLLLLLHLVQATERPEGRAEEQSLEEALAVPNTSHFFSWNNYTFSDWQNFVGRRRYGAESQNPTVKALLIVAYSFIIIFSLFGNVLVCHVIFKNQRMHSATSLFIVNLAVADIMITLLNTPFTLVIMHPLKPRISITKGIIYIAVIWIMATFFSLPHAICQKLFTFKYSEDIVRSLCLPDFPEPADLFWKYLDLATFILLYILPLLIISVAYARVAKKLWLCNTIGDVTTEQYLALRRKKKKTIKMLMLVVVLFALCWFPLNCYVLLLSSKVIRTNNALYFAFHWFAMSSTCYNPFIYCWLNENFRVELKALLSMCQRPPKPQEDRPPSPVASFRVAWTEKSNGRRAPLPNNLLPSSQLQSGKTDLSSVEPIVAMS; from the exons ATGGTCCATCACTTCTTgctgctcctccttctccactTGGTGCAAGCCACTGAGCGCCCCGAGGGTCGGGCGGAGGAGCAGAGCCTGGAGGAGGCCCTGGCGGTGCCCAACACCTCGCACTTCTTCTCCTGGAACAACTATACCTTCTCCGACTGGCAGAACTTTGTGGGCAGGAGGCGCTACGGGGCCGAGTCCCAGAACCCCACGGTGAAAGCCCTGCTCATCGTGGCTTACTccttcatcatcatcttctcGCTCTTTGGCAACGTGCTGGTTTGTCATGTCATCTTCAAGAACCAGCGAATGCACTCGGCCACCAGCCTCTTCATCGTCAACCTGGCGGTGGCAGATATAATGATCACGCTGCTCAACACCCCCTTCACTTTG GTCATTATGCATCCTTTAAAGCCCCGAATCTCTATCACAAAGGGTATCATCTACATCGCTGTGATCTGGATAATGGCTACCTTCTTCTCGCTCCCACATGCTATCTGTCAGAAATTGTTTACCTTCAAGTACAG TGAGGACATTGTGCGCTCCCTATGCCTGCCAGACTTCCCTGAGCCAGCCGATCTCTTCTGGAAGTACCTGGACCTGGCCACCTTCATCCTGCTGTACATCCTCCCTCTCCTCATCATCTCCGTGGCCTATGCTCGTGTGGCCAAGAAGCTGTGGCTGTGTAACACGATTGGCGATGTGACCACCGAGCAGTACCTGGCCCTGCGCCGCAAGAAGAAGAAAACCATCAAGATGCTGATGCTGGTGGTGGTCCTCTTTGCCCTCTGCTGGTTCCCTCTCAACTGCTACGTCCTCCTCCTGTCCAGTAAGGTCATCCGCACCAACAATGCCCTCTACTTCGCCTTCCACTGGTTTGCCATGAGTAGCACCTGCTACAACCCCTTCATCTATTGCTGGCTGAATGAGAACTTCAGGGTAGAGTTAAAGGCATTACTGAGCATGTGCCAAAGACCCCCCAAGCCTCAGGAAGATAGGCCACCCTCCCCAGTTGCCTCCTTCAGGGTGGCTTGGACAGAGAAGAGCAATGGTCGGAGGGCTCCACTACCTAATAACCTCTTGCCTTCCTCGCAACTCCAGTCTGGGAAGACAGACCTGTCATCTGTGGAACCCATTGTGGCAATGAGTtag
- the Gpr83 gene encoding G-protein coupled receptor 83 isoform X1 → MVHHFLLLLLLHLVQATERPEGRAEEQSLEEALAVPNTSHFFSWNNYTFSDWQNFVGRRRYGAESQNPTVKALLIVAYSFIIIFSLFGNVLVCHVIFKNQRMHSATSLFIVNLAVADIMITLLNTPFTLVRFVNSTWVFGKGMCHVSRFAQYCSLHVSALTLTAIAVDRHQVIMHPLKPRISITKGIIYIAVIWIMATFFSLPHAICQKLFTFKYSEDIVRSLCLPDFPEPADLFWKYLDLATFILLYILPLLIISVAYARVAKKLWLCNTIGDVTTEQYLALRRKKKKTIKMLMLVVVLFALCWFPLNCYVLLLSSKVIRTNNALYFAFHWFAMSSTCYNPFIYCWLNENFRVELKALLSMCQRPPKPQEDRPPSPVASFRVAWTEKSNGRRAPLPNNLLPSSQLQSGKTDLSSVEPIVAMS, encoded by the exons ATGGTCCATCACTTCTTgctgctcctccttctccactTGGTGCAAGCCACTGAGCGCCCCGAGGGTCGGGCGGAGGAGCAGAGCCTGGAGGAGGCCCTGGCGGTGCCCAACACCTCGCACTTCTTCTCCTGGAACAACTATACCTTCTCCGACTGGCAGAACTTTGTGGGCAGGAGGCGCTACGGGGCCGAGTCCCAGAACCCCACGGTGAAAGCCCTGCTCATCGTGGCTTACTccttcatcatcatcttctcGCTCTTTGGCAACGTGCTGGTTTGTCATGTCATCTTCAAGAACCAGCGAATGCACTCGGCCACCAGCCTCTTCATCGTCAACCTGGCGGTGGCAGATATAATGATCACGCTGCTCAACACCCCCTTCACTTTG GTCCGCTTTGTGAACAGCACATGGGTGTTTGGGAAGGGCATGTGTCATGTCAGCCGCTTTGCCCAGTACTGCTCCCTGCATGTCTCAGCACTGACACTGACGGCCATTGCTGTGGACCGCCACCAG GTCATTATGCATCCTTTAAAGCCCCGAATCTCTATCACAAAGGGTATCATCTACATCGCTGTGATCTGGATAATGGCTACCTTCTTCTCGCTCCCACATGCTATCTGTCAGAAATTGTTTACCTTCAAGTACAG TGAGGACATTGTGCGCTCCCTATGCCTGCCAGACTTCCCTGAGCCAGCCGATCTCTTCTGGAAGTACCTGGACCTGGCCACCTTCATCCTGCTGTACATCCTCCCTCTCCTCATCATCTCCGTGGCCTATGCTCGTGTGGCCAAGAAGCTGTGGCTGTGTAACACGATTGGCGATGTGACCACCGAGCAGTACCTGGCCCTGCGCCGCAAGAAGAAGAAAACCATCAAGATGCTGATGCTGGTGGTGGTCCTCTTTGCCCTCTGCTGGTTCCCTCTCAACTGCTACGTCCTCCTCCTGTCCAGTAAGGTCATCCGCACCAACAATGCCCTCTACTTCGCCTTCCACTGGTTTGCCATGAGTAGCACCTGCTACAACCCCTTCATCTATTGCTGGCTGAATGAGAACTTCAGGGTAGAGTTAAAGGCATTACTGAGCATGTGCCAAAGACCCCCCAAGCCTCAGGAAGATAGGCCACCCTCCCCAGTTGCCTCCTTCAGGGTGGCTTGGACAGAGAAGAGCAATGGTCGGAGGGCTCCACTACCTAATAACCTCTTGCCTTCCTCGCAACTCCAGTCTGGGAAGACAGACCTGTCATCTGTGGAACCCATTGTGGCAATGAGTtag